The Callospermophilus lateralis isolate mCalLat2 chromosome 4, mCalLat2.hap1, whole genome shotgun sequence genomic interval TTCTTTTCCCATGTACACAATAAGGTGGAAATTCAAttatgtcaatttttttaaaaaattaggccAGCCAcaatggtgcacacttgtaataccagcagcaaacctcagcaatttagagaggccttaagcaagttagtgagacccccatctcaaaataaaatatttttttaaaggggtaaggatgtggcccagtggtaaacaccccaggttcaatccctggtatcaaaaaaaaaaaaaaaaaaaaaaaaagatagcactACTCCATTTTTGCCAgtgtgaaatacattgttccaggtacATATAAGGATTTTGGTAAGTTTTAACAAGTCTCACTCACATATACTTGATTCTAAAATAATTATTGCTCTGCAAGCTGTCTTTGGATTACAGTATGCTAAGCCAATGTTTGTTTTCTACTGTAGGTGAAGAAGCTTTTGGTGGTTCATGGAGCTTCCATTCACCAACCTAGAAGTGGCATTCATTTTACTGGCTTTTGTTATCTTTTCCTTATTTACCCTGGCTTCCATCTACACTAGCCCGGATGACAAGAATGAAGGTAAAGAGAGAGAACTCTTTGTGGCTGccctctgtttcctttctcttcaCCACCATCTTCTGTATTGTTGAATTTGTTTTGGTTTCTATTCTGTATGTGAGGAtgagtttcttttgttttgtaacatgtatgtgtgttttcactcaacatatggaaaggaaaaggatctgaattttttttaaataagttcttGTCAAAGCCCaaacatttgaaaaatatgtagaagtaTTTTTAAAACCCTATACCACACATGTTTTGCTCATTGCCAATAATAATTGTTAACAACAGAAGTATATAATTTAAATGGTTGTGCTTGGTAGTTCAGAGCCCACCAAGTTTCATGCAAAATTGATGATAACTGGAGGAGCATTATGTTTTAagaccaaaaaatatatatatatatttatgtgtaaatACATGCCAAGGAAATTATATGTATTTGTAGAGAATAAGATAAAAGCATACAAATCAAATTTTGCTTGTTTTTCCTAGTCaaccccacccacccacacacatgcAAGAGTGCGCacccacacgcacacacatacatattaatTCTTAGCTGTAAAAGAAGTACCATCTGTTAAATAAAAGACTTTTCTCTGTCTTATAGACATATGCTACCTAGAAAATGAAAGCCACAGCAAATAGACATTCTAATTCATGCTGACACAGTTTGGGAAACTTTTTCTGCTTCACAAATTGTTTACATTGCTTTAATTTAAAGTGGGTTTGactgaaagaaagaataaaaccaaaatagcagtACTTTAACTGGATAATAATGTATTTTCTCTCACATGGGAAAGGAAGCCTGGAGGAAGTGAGTTCAAGACTGACATGGCACTCTGTGATGCCCTGGACCCAGTACTACCTGGGTGATCTGCTAGCAGATCAACCTATAGCATCCCTATCATGGCCAGGATGGCTGAcccatcttttgctacctgttatGCATGCCAGTtagtcaaaagaaagaaaaaataagaatggCTCACTGTCTCCTTTCAAAGCACCTGCAAAGTTTGCATGTGCCATTTTCTTCTGTCCAGCCTTTAGAACACAGCTAAGAGaagtttgaatatgtaatttttatTCCTAGAGGTAATATGCCCAGCTAGAATTTTGAATGTGTGATCCTAAAGGAAGAAAAGTAAAATCATCAGTGCCTATCACACATGTGCCCCTAGTCATGCGATCATTACACACCTGGTAGTCATGAATCAGGGAAGATTTGagcttgaaaaaaatgtttagagTCCATGTCCAGGTGATCTCTTGATTCTTAACCAGACAGGTGTCATGAAAGACACCTGTCTGGTTAATCACCTGAGGCTAATCACAGACCTAGTGAATATACATTTCTAGGTGTGACACTTTGCCATAAGTCTTTAAACAAGTTCCCCACATTAGTCTAGCTTTCGTACCTGACCGAGAAGTACAGAATCAGGAATTCAATTAGTAGAATATCCAAAATTAGAACACAAGTCCCCTATCCCCAACTCCAGGATCACTACCCCATATTCTACACTACATTTTCTATCTAATTAGAACCCATGAGCATGAGGACCAAAAGGATTGAACCAGCCATAGAAATTTAACTTGCCAATGTATTTTCACATTCAGTTTTTCATAACTTTTTCTCCAGCTCTATTCCTTCTATATCTGATGTTCATTTCCCAAGTTAAAGCTCCTCCGTTTGAACACTATTACACTCAGCAGGGTAGATCACTGACAAAATTACAACTGCTTGCTAACAGATTCCCAACAAAGAACATTTTTACCATAGCATTTATGTCTCCTCACAACCAGCAGAACAGACATAAGcacaattttatttgaaaatacaaaAGATGTACACTTTCTTATGTGATAAGGTCTATGAATGAAATCTATCTTCATTAAAATAGCAGAActagggctagagatatagctcagttggtagagtacttgcctcatatgaacaaggtcctgggttcaatgttcagcaccatacacacacacaaaaaaaaaaagggactattttaatttttttcttagcacCAGTACAGCATTGCAGAAGTCACTAGTAATAAACTTAAAAGGTCCTGATTTAATTTAACACACATTTGTTGAAAATATAAGTTAAATAATGGAGGATCCAAAGATGGATAGGACTTGGATCCCCCCACCCAACTCTGATAGTATAGTGGAAAATTCAAGTGTGCAACTAGATAAAAATGGAGTAAATGGAATACCAGTGGTTCTTATTAAGGATGATAAGATTAGAATGGAAAGATCTTCCTCAGggacattgagatgggtttcacaGAAGAGACAGTCATCTTGGTGCAATTGGATGTTGAAATAGATCTGGACAAAGTAGAATAGGGTAGGGTGTAGTGGGATGAATTCCAAGCATAAAATTCTAATTCAAATTCTaccaaattataaaattaattctTCAAATTGAGTCATATTTATTCAATATATAAAATGAGCTATAATTGGAAACGTGCTTAAGTCCAACAAGAAACTCAGAAGAACTGACAATTGGCCAGAAACTTTTCAATCCTTTCCGAGGTGAAGAGATAAGGTGAGCCTTTTAATGGTATTGCCCTTAAACCTAAGGGATGAAGGCCCAACACCTCAATGTCCACTTTGGGGTAGAGGTTTTCAAACTCTAATGTGCACAGAAATCATCCAAGATTTTGTAGAGAAATTGACTATGTTTGAGTGAACAATAAAGAAGTTCCTtcaataagtttttttttaaagtagactATGACTCAGTAGATCTTGGTGGGGCCTGAGTTTTCATTTCTAACAGTGACCATGATCCTTCACAGGATGACTTCAGCCACTGATGTACACAACCCTAAGCCTTAGAGTGGCCAAGGTCACCTGTGGGCAAAGGTGAGGAGGGAGTTTGACTGGGGTGTTCACGTACCCACAAGCAAAGCCCTTCATGGTGCAAGACAGAGACAGTGTTGGGACAAGAAGGGGCCACAGACACTCTTATACTACTCTTGCCTTGGTTTCCACAGATGTTCAGAGCCTGCAGGTTCAGATTTAAGAAAATATGTTTTTGGTTTAGAAGAGTTCATAGTCATTCTTTACAAATcagaatattttcatattttaagatCTCTACAAGTCTTAATAGTTTATGAATTCACTATCTCATTTCTAATTaacattttcaattattttactcCACAACTTTATAGAAGGGATTAATTAAGATAATTTCCTTTGTTAAAAAGAATAGTATGATTTTGTTATTAAACCCTCCTGGGTTCATGCCCTGCTATTTGGTAACTCTGTGACTTAGGGCAAATTGCACATTATCAAAGACATCATTCTGTCATTTGAATATTGAGTATAATAATATAATAGTACCTGCTTCATGGAGTTTAAGtgagaattaaattaaataaagcaTTTAACAGAGGTTTATTGGAGTTTTCTTCTCTGGCTTCTCCATGATTAGTATAGAAAAATAAGGGTCATTATAAGATAAAGGAAATATTTCCTATAGAACCAATACAATTTGTACTCAACCAATATACTAGGtcaatgtttttgttttaaatatcaagcaataaaataaattcaatttAAATTAACTTCAGAGAAACATCACATATCTTACAAAAGTCTAATGTTAGAGAAGGGTTAGGGCTACCTGAATCCTTTAAGCAAAGCCATTGAAAATAAACACCAAATAGAATCAGACATCtatcaaatgaaaaagaaaaagacattcaGGTGCttcaaaaaagaatgaaatgaatATTGAAGGATTGAAAGATACCTCAGAAAACTGATAAACAtttgaatatttttcaaaaatggtATCCTCTATAAAGTAGGGCAATGAAAATCACAAATAACACTATTACTGAATGAAGCTGTGACATAAGTATGTCAAAAAAGGTGATCCAAATCAACATCTCAACTCATCTTTGTTCTAAAATTAGTTTATACTTGCTATTACAAACTGTATTGATTATATAAGtactatatttattaaataataaactgTTTTTTAGATAAATGataattttatcttcatttttagTTTCAATTTTCCAGATAGAATtcatttgaactttttttttttcctttcttctactaAATTTTGTCATCATTcaagttcactttttttttttttttttttttttgtactggagattgaacccaggggtgcttaaccactgagccacatcccagccctttttaatagtttatttagagacagggtcttgctaagttgcttagggccttcctaagattccgaggctggctttgaactatcctccagcctcagcctcccaagccactgtgcCAAGCTcaactagatccactttaaatgACCTTTTCCAGTACCATTTATTTTCAGATTAAAAACAAGTTTCCTGTTACAGAGTTATATGTGCTATCATCAGTTATCATCTAAGAAATTAGTTGAAGGCATGCTCATTAATCTAGTTACTGGTAGAAAGTGTTCTGAAAATGTAGTTCTTTGCTTTACAGCCAGCCCAGAGAATAAAACTGATAATACTGAACATTACCTTAGCTCTGCACTTCTGAAAAACAGCTATGGTTAAGATACATACACCTAACCCTCTTCTTCCAAAATTCCTTCACTCTCATGTACAGGAAGTGGCTTTACCCAAAAAAACTACCTTTTCCCATATGAAGTGGATAAGATTCACTGTCCACTTTTCCCACGACCTCTGTAAGACTTAGAAGGAATCCCTTGTTGACCTGAGACAGGGACAAACACAGACTTTTCCTTTTTTGCCTACAACTACTGACAAGGACAGATGCAGACCTTCTAATGCCCTGTCCTTTGTCATATTGAGATTAGAACTATTTGTCTCCTTGAAACTAGCTGGATACAGAGATAAACATTTCCTGTGCAACTGATAGCAAAGCAATCTCAAGTGTAAATCACCCAGCTGTAACTTTTCTACTTCTTCCTATAAGACACTAAAGTAAAACTACCCTGCCGGGGCACTTTATCTTTGGATTTGAAGAGCTGTCTGTACCCAATAGCCTGGATAAGActcttatttgttctttttacctttttctttttttttcctctctctctgttttgtcCTTCACAAAACATGGCCTGGTCCCTCTATATGATAATGTCAAATGGGTATGATTAAAGACAATATAGTAGCTTAGTAAGACTATGTTCATGACTGTAAAATCTCATTAGGGACTATGGCTCAGTGACTTTGGAACTTGTCTCATTTTTTGGAACCCACTTCCAGATCCCCTCTTCTCTACCCACAACATACCCTCATGTGTACAAAAGAAATACTAGTTTCTTAACAGTACTTAGCCTCACCTCAGGTGACATACTCCAAtactttgtattctgtttttcacTTTAATAAGGCTGATGAAAGTCTACTAAGTGAACCACCTGATTCATTAAATATTTACAGATTCTAAGCTCTAAACTCAGACACTAGCACCAGGTATAACTCAGAAGACCATTTCCAAACTACATGTTCATCTTCTATGTAGAAATCTTCACTAATTTACTATTGCCTACGAAGTGAAATGAAGAGTACCCAAAGGCTCTGAGGCATTCTTCCAAGTAGAAAATTTCTATTACCGATCAGTAATGCTCTCCTCCTCTTTTTCTACCTGAATCTTATGTATCATTCAAGGCTAAATTCATTTCCTCTCTTCTTTAATCATTGTAATCACAAATGAGTACTCATCCTATGGAATGTTTATAGTACATATTTATATATCACTAATTTGCTGCTTATCTTTATCATTTTGTACTATTTGCTATCTTTGTATGAATGGAAATTTAACTACAAAATAATAAGACCATTATTCCATAATTTGCTGGAATTGTCTGACCATTCAGCAAGTGTAGTTTTACTCTGTGCTATTTGCAGGGAGGCACTGTGCTGGGTGTGGAGTGGAAATGAAAAATTAACTAATCACCAGTCTTCCCCTTAGAATTTTATGAAAGAGATAAACAGATAGAAAATACATGATGATAACTATGTCCACAGAAAAATGAAATCCAATGTTTCCCTATTAACCCTTCCCTTATAAGGCCAAAAATAAAGCAACAAACTAGCAAAATtgaatttttaagaataaaaacatTTTGTATGTTACATTTTGTAAGTTCCATCATGCACAGATTTACTGTTTTAGTCACTGCTCTTCCTAGCACTTAAAACACTACCTCAGACATAGACAGTTCTCCATAACTCAGTACTAAATGAATTGTTATGCTTTTTTCTCCAAGCAAGCTCAATATCTGCATTCCAAACTCATTAGCACCCACATTGTCTTTCTCACTAATTCTGTAGTTCTTCCCTACTGATTCTTCCCCAATAATTGTTTACATTACTTTAtgaatattatttaattttaaatctaaaCATATGAGGCAGATATTTTTACTATATCTAAAATCCCAAAATAAGACCCATTAGAATCCTGTCTATAAATTTTCATGTACTTGCGAATGAGCAGGACCATCATGATAGGCTGATTTGTGTACAAAGATATTATCTGAGCTATTTATAAACCTCCTTCTAGAAAACCACCAATCAATTCAGAATAGCACAAATTAGCAGAGACTTTTCATAGTGGTATTCCATGTTTGTTGGATCACCCATCAGTAATATTCAGGTTTGATATATTCATGAACTGAAAATGCATTTTAATCTCAgtcaaataaaacataaataggATGAGTATACTGCTGGGCAGAAGAAATTATATATTGTATACCAATGTCAAATTTGGGGGTGGAGgcatagctcagtgatacagcacttgcctagcatacataaggccctaggtttgattcccagcaccatgaaaaaacaaagatAGGTAGATAGACAGACTGATAGACAGAGTTCCATTTTTAACATTATCCAGACCACTATTTTGTTTTATGTCCTTGAATTATAAAGAATTGTTTCCATCCATTTAATTGTTCTTGAAATTTCAAATTTAATACTTTCAAGCTGCAGTATCAGTTTAGAAAAGATTAGTAAAACAGTCTCTTTGTATCTTTGGAGAATAGCACATAGTGATGCAGtagtagcagctttttcctgccagAATTATGTTGTTGTCCACCTGCACATCCGGCCCTGTCTTTGAAAGCTGGTCTAATGACCAGTAGGAAGTGATAAAATGTAAGTGACCCATCAGGAAATTATAAAGATATTCTGGGTAGGTAATGATCCTTCATCAAAGGTGTGTCCAACCTCCTGACAAACAATAGCCACCCAACATCCCTGTGCTAGACACTCCCTTCCAGGACAGCCATAGGCACTACCAGGTAGACAGACTTAAAGACTTCATCCATGACGCACACAGGTCTAGAGAGAGAAATGAAGCCCAAAGCTGGTGGACCAACAATCCAAATGAGGATTAATTTCAAATTATTAGAATACTTTCATTAGATTTCAAAACTTTGTTTGTTAAGAATTCATTTAGCTATTTCAGTTACTATTGTCTAATTGTGTCAATATGACCAAAAAGCCCTAAAATGCTTTCTACCTGACGACACTAGATGGAGAGGTcagtagaaaataatatttaaaatatgtatattagaAAGAGATGGGAAAGGGTCAGAGTTCCATTCCTGCTACTTACTCACAGTGTGGGCTCAACTAAGTTATATAAATGTTCCCagattcacttatttatataaaaattaatgaagaTAATATATTACCCCTACAGGACTGTTGTAAGAATTAAAATGTGGGAGTATAAAATGCAATGATATATTGAAAACACAACACTACATGTCATAAACATTTCTTGATTTTGTTGTCATTTTGCTGGTTTTGTTCCAATTGTTCAGTTTGTGTCTGTTTTTTGTAAGCTGTTGTAGCCTGTGGCTCTGTCACTCTAACAGCCTGTAGGTAGACTGTCTGCTGCCTCCTGCATTGATCTGTTTGCTATTGTCAACCAAATACTCTTGGCATTTGTCTACACTGTTTATTCAACCCCAAACAAATGGAGTttgttgaaagaagtctcatttctATCTGGTCTTGTTTtgggttggtctttgggggag includes:
- the Smim31 gene encoding small integral membrane protein 31 gives rise to the protein MELPFTNLEVAFILLAFVIFSLFTLASIYTSPDDKNEGKERELFVAALCFLSLHHHLLYC